A genome region from Brassica oleracea var. oleracea cultivar TO1000 chromosome C2, BOL, whole genome shotgun sequence includes the following:
- the LOC106326989 gene encoding protein NETWORKED 4A-like: protein MDYELVRSRKSMKNNKWLEHNLDDMDRSVKRMVKLIEEDADSLAKKAEMYYQKRPELISLVDEFHRMYRSLAERYDDLSSSDLTTELNNNRLGRPPSRRAPGFDYFLGNNGGGGLPSDLYHKDVDDAASVTDSEQEWDDSSSLASYPGYVSVGSDFQSMTKRVADLEIDLREAKERLRMQLEGNTEGLSLTRVKSESKFVDYPAKLAACEQELRDANEKILNSEDQIFMLKNQLARYLPSELDDENGEEGADSTQDMDVESLSEELRIASLRLREAERENGMMRREVEKSKSDELRLKSLQNMLESAQKEAAAWKSKSTADRREVVKLHDRVSMLKHSLAGRDHEIRDLKTALSDAEEKIFPEKAQFKEEITSLLEEKANRDEQFSELEAQVRYLEEEIRRVTNEKKEEEERLKGEIEVLTMEKAVKEICIETVSNKVSKLESEMLLLEYEMKAKDSKTMEMEEEVEKLRSELEEVAEEKREVIRQLCFSLDYSKDECKRLHTTTTQGIDH, encoded by the exons ATGGATTATGAACTG GTTCGTTCCAGGAAGAGTATGAAAAACAACAAGTGGCTCGAGCATAATCTCGATG ATATGGACAGGAGCGTGAAACGTATGGTTAAGTTGATAGAAGAGGATGCAGATTCGCTTGCCAAGAAGGCAGAGATGTACTACCAAAAGAGACCAGAACTCATCAGCCTGGTCGATGAGTTTCACCGTATGTACCGTTCTCTCGCCGAGCGTTACGATGACCTCTCCTCCTCTGACCTCACTACTGAGCTCAATAACAATAGGTTAGGCCGTCCTCCTTCCCGCCGCGCTCCTGGTTTTGACTACTTCCTTGGCAATAACGGAGGAGGAGGCCTTCCCTCTGATCTTTACCACAAAGATGTAGATGATGCTGCTTCCGTTACCGACTCCGAACAGGAATGGGATGATTCCTCTTCCCTGGCTAGTTACCCCGGTTACGTGAGCGTTGGTTCAGACTTTCAGTCCATGACCAAGAGGGTCGCTGATCTCGAGATCGATCTGCGTGAAGCCAAAGAGAGGCTCAGGATGCAACTCGAAGGAAACACTGAGGGTTTGTCCTTGACAAGGGTGAAGAGTGAGAGTAAGTTTGTTGATTATCCAGCGAAACTCGCTGCTTGTGAGCAAGAGCTGAGAGATGCAAACGAGAAGATACTCAACTCAGAAGACCAAATCTTCATGTTGAAGAACCAGCTCGCTAGATACTTGCCATCTGAGTTAGATGATGAGAATGGCGAAGAAGGAGCAGATTCAACACAAGACATGGACGTAGAGAGTTTGTCTGAAGAGCTGAGGATCGCAAGCCTGAGGCTTAGGGAGGCGGAGAGAGAGAACGGCATGATGAGAAGAGAAGTTGAGAAGAGCAAGTCTGATGAGTTAAGGCTCAAGAGCCTCCAGAACATGCTCGAGTCGGCGCAGAAAGAAGCTGCAGCATGGAAGAGCAAGTCTACTGCGGATAGAAGAGAGGTGGTGAAGCTGCACGACAGAGTCTCCATGTTGAAACATAGTTTAGCAGGTAGAGATCATGAGATCAGGGATTTAAAGACAGCTCTGTCTGACGCAGAAGAGAAGATATTCCCTGAGAAGGCGCAGTTCAAAGAAGAGATAACCAGCCTCTTGGAGGAAAAGGCAAACCGAGACGAGCAGTTCAGTGAGCTGGAAGCGCAAGTGCGTTATCTCGAAGAGGAGATAAGAAGAGTGACTAATGAGAAAAAGGAAGAGGAGGAGAGGCTTAAGGGAGAAATCGAGGTGTTGACAATGGAAAAGGCAGTGAAAGAGATATGCATAGAGACGGTAAGCAACAAGGTGAGTAAGCTTGAATCAGAGATGCTTCTGCTTGAATATGAAATGAAAGCAAAAGACAGTAAGACAATGGAGATGGAGGAGGAGGTGGAGAAGCTGAGGAGTGAGCTAGAAGAAGTAGCAGAAGAGAAGAGGGAAGTGATAAGGCAACTTTGTTTTTCACTGGACTACTCCAAAGACGAGTGTAAGAGACTACACACGACGACTACTCAGGGCATCGACCACTAA
- the LOC106327219 gene encoding methylesterase 18 isoform X1 — protein MSEHHFVFVHGAGHGGWCWYKIANSLRENGHKATCIDLKGAGINLTDPNTVSSLDDYNQPLNDFLSQLPLDQKVILVSHSVRGGSMTAAMCQYPSKVSMAVYVAAAMVKPGTIIPPILKEVLKICSGMIETEAEKIWDFTFGNGPCNLPTTMMMKPEYVRDKYYNESPMEDYTLATTLLRPAPIMAFAGIVDIPAAPEADKIPRVYVKTGKDNMFQSSRQDLMVTLWPPAQYFLLEESDHSAFFSQPEALYKILLEAASSISP, from the exons ATGAGTGAGCATCATTTTGTGTTTGTGCACGGTGCAGGACATGGAGGATGGTGTTGGTACAAGATCGCCAATTCACTGAGAGAGAATGGACATAAGGCCACCTGCATCGACCTCAAAGGCGCTGGGATCAACCTAACTGATCCAAACACTGTCTCCTCCCTTGATGATTACAACCAGCCTCTCAATGACTTCCTCTCCCAACTTCCCCTCGACCAAAAGGTCATCCTGGTGAGCCACAGCGTTCGAGGAGGGAGCATGACGGCTGCCATGTGCCAGTATCCTTCCAAAGTCTCCATGGCTGTTTACGTCGCAGCAGCCATGGTCAAACCTGGTACCATAATTCCCCCAATTCTCAAGGAAGTACTAAAGATATGTTCAGGGATGATAGAGACAGAAGCTGAGAAGATATGGGACTTCACTTTTGGAAATGGACCCTGTAATCTCCCCACTACTATGATGATGAAACCTGAGTATGTCCGGGACAAATATTACAACGAGAGCCCCATGGAG GATTACACACTGGCCACCACACTTCTCCGTCCAGCCCCTATCATGGCATTCGCAGGCATAGTGGATATCCCTGCAGCACCAGAGGCTGACAAAATCCCAAGGGTCTATGTGAAGACAGGCAAGGACAATATGTTCCAGTCAAGTCGTCAAGACT TAATGGTTACCCTGTGGCCTCCTGCTCAATACTTCCTTCTTGAAGAGAGTGATCACTCTGCATTTTTCTCCCAACCTGAAGCTCTCTACAAAATCCTCCTTGAAGCAGCCTCCTCTATCTCGCCCTGA
- the LOC106327219 gene encoding methylesterase 18 isoform X2, which yields MSEHHFVFVHGAGHGGWCWYKIANSLRENGHKATCIDLKGAGINLTDPNTVSSLDDYNQPLNDFLSQLPLDQKVILVSHSVRGGSMTAAMCQYPSKVSMAVYVAAAMVKPGTIIPPILKEVLKICSGMIETEAEKIWDFTFGNGPCNLPTTMMMKPEYVRDKYYNESPMEDYTLATTLLRPAPIMAFAGIVDIPAAPEADKIPRVYVKTGKDNMFQSSRQDLMVTLWPPAQYFLLEESDHSAFFSQPEALYKILLEAASSISP from the exons ATGAGTGAGCATCATTTTGTGTTTGTGCACGGTGCAGGACATGGAGGATGGTGTTGGTACAAGATCGCCAATTCACTGAGAGAGAATGGACATAAGGCCACCTGCATCGACCTCAAAGGCGCTGGGATCAACCTAACTGATCCAAACACTGTCTCCTCCCTTGATGATTACAACCAGCCTCTCAATGACTTCCTCTCCCAACTTCCCCTCGACCAAAAGGTCATCCTGGTGAGCCACAGCGTTCGAGGAGGGAGCATGACGGCTGCCATGTGCCAGTATCCTTCCAAAGTCTCCATGGCTGTTTACGTCGCAGCAGCCATGGTCAAACCTGGTACCATAATTCCCCCAATTCTCAAGGAAGTACTAAAGATATGTTCAGGGATGATAGAGACAGAAGCTGAGAAGATATGGGACTTCACTTTTGGAAATGGACCCTGTAATCTCCCCACTACTATGATGATGAAACCTGAGTATGTCCGGGACAAATATTACAACGAGAGCCCCATGGAG GATTACACACTGGCCACCACACTTCTCCGTCCAGCCCCTATCATGGCATTCGCAGGCATAGTGGATATCCCTGCAGCACCAGAGGCTGACAAAATCCCAAGGGTCTATGTGAAGACAGGCAAGGACAATATGTTCCAGTCAAGTCGTCAAGACTTAA TGGTTACCCTGTGGCCTCCTGCTCAATACTTCCTTCTTGAAGAGAGTGATCACTCTGCATTTTTCTCCCAACCTGAAGCTCTCTACAAAATCCTCCTTGAAGCAGCCTCCTCTATCTCGCCCTGA